The DNA window GCAATACTTACCTAAGGATTTCAGAGAAACAGGAGCAATCCTAGCAACACGCAGACAATTCGTACATGAAGATTCACGTTTAGGAACTAATCTTGATTTGATTGAAGTTTCACGTCAAGAAAGTGTTGACATTGACAATTATGAGGATTGGTGGATTGCAGAAAAATATCTTCAAAAGAAAAAGATTGCAATTGTTGTAAATGCTTATGATGAGATTGGAACCGGACATATGTACAGATGTCTGTCAATTGCATCCCAACTTGTTTTCCATGATGTTCTGTTCCTGCTTGACGAACAGCATCAACTTGGAATTGACCTTGTTGACAGTTACAATTATCCTTTTAAGCTTTATGACGGTGAAGATGACTTATTAAATATTTTAAGGGAATATTCTCCACAATTGGTGATTAATGATATATTGGACACAACCGCTGAGTATGTCACATCTTTAAAGGATGAAGGATTTTTCGTTGTAAACTTTGAGGATTTGGGAACAGGCACTGCAGTTGCCGATGTGGTGTTTGATGCACTATACGAACACGAAATCGGTGAAGATAGGGTATTTACAGGCCATGAATATTATGTCTTGAGGGATGAATTCTACTTCCAGCCTCAAAAGAGTATTACTCAGGCAGTAAACAATGTTCTGATTGCATTTGGAGGAACTGACCCTAATAATTTTACAGAAAAGGTAATCGATTCCATTTTATCCACAAATTATGAAGGAAGAATCAATGTGGTATTGGGATTGGGATATGATGGTTTGGAAAGGCTGATTGAGAAATACGAACCAAATCAATCCGTTCAGATTTATAGGGATGTCTCAGATATCAGTGAATTCATGTTTAAGGCAGACATCATATTCACTTCTGCCGGAAGAACAATGTATGAGGTCTGTTCACTGGGTGTTCCAACAATATGCATGTGTCAAAATGATAGGGAAATGTCACATGTCTTTGCAAATGAAAACAACGGTTTTATAAACCTGGGGCTCGGGACTGAAATTGGAATGCAGGAAATCATTGACGCATTTGTGAATTTGGTAAATAACTTTGAATTGAGGGTAGAAATGAACCAAAAAATGCTCGATATTGATTTAAAAAA is part of the uncultured Methanobrevibacter sp. genome and encodes:
- a CDS encoding cytidylyltransferase domain-containing protein, translated to MFNNNKILVVIPARGGSKGIPRKNIRLLDHKPLISYSIDIAKSSDYVDDVVVSTDDSEIALLSEKFGASVIRRSPELAGDDVSLDPVVYEAMVQKEKLTFDEYDIVITLQPTSPLLKTSTLDAAIEKFEDFAIDTVLSVVDDRRLSWGYDEANERYFPNYIERKNRQYLPKDFRETGAILATRRQFVHEDSRLGTNLDLIEVSRQESVDIDNYEDWWIAEKYLQKKKIAIVVNAYDEIGTGHMYRCLSIASQLVFHDVLFLLDEQHQLGIDLVDSYNYPFKLYDGEDDLLNILREYSPQLVINDILDTTAEYVTSLKDEGFFVVNFEDLGTGTAVADVVFDALYEHEIGEDRVFTGHEYYVLRDEFYFQPQKSITQAVNNVLIAFGGTDPNNFTEKVIDSILSTNYEGRINVVLGLGYDGLERLIEKYEPNQSVQIYRDVSDISEFMFKADIIFTSAGRTMYEVCSLGVPTICMCQNDREMSHVFANENNGFINLGLGTEIGMQEIIDAFVNLVNNFELRVEMNQKMLDIDLKNGFENIWAIIRAEYRKFILKRT